In Apus apus isolate bApuApu2 chromosome 25, bApuApu2.pri.cur, whole genome shotgun sequence, the following proteins share a genomic window:
- the LOC127394247 gene encoding leucine-rich repeat-containing protein 37A2-like — translation MQFLQKLILSHNPLSVIADTSFFKLPSVNYLLILLEAQTTPAPAEQGKDQAVLVCSQLQSNQGAGIKSWDTKTSRSKWIHPLGHEVSPSKDWIFTPGRAGGGILSWEILSVCIHLSQTCRISSWFSPHGDLGATGVTQQTLLTVLLTTTSLETLKLPSASGCCFCQGKHTIETPCRTIQFHCENLCLTSAPQYADTDPLAERKGGIQGALQARKLSSSVVLSLKSKEPSLGDHKTITFVVELSLTSTAGDLSDLNDGVSRTNSRSPQHPSRQEGKTGNRLRAELKKKLHQARSVRNTLPVLAVQKDKVQENPAVKGEAATGWVQKQLGSGWNPTEDLSVFRHHRRSTAPSKRSPPHSPAEAPHSSRSWKSLNYSDAVDQTEKTQGLEDAEEPPAPRQDHVGTYKRQKQGDNPSLYRSNQHFYQTFGSGNPEEEPPPMEGEAEQRLETNQHLFYDLSGKSSQSSSPAGHSPAIPPTTGTPWKPQKEGSSSLNKAGSSGSPEDSLVAGDLWEAQVDGHLRGLVPDESLRTFLAGTARALRMDCGLPQLQLPCTQLLSKTGQLIKLLSQREDDQGASDPLDQCLLEGNVSKLMVQARDAGGKKPEHTSRNRVLLAILLCSNILITLTALCLMEVCSQKPAAASQPYSTRGAPLRWFSRFFQKLLPWGWRRHKPQAREQVCAGSDQNQTTPEWLRHLEQPLSSQQEKALAELYDGERSEEEEEEEEVLRLSLGAISLGAISLGAISLGAISLGAISLGAISLGAISLGAISLGALSLGAISLWM, via the exons ATGCAGTTCTTACAGAAGCT GATCTTAAGTCATAACCCCCTGTCTGTTATTGCTGACACATCATTCTTCAAGCTGCCTTCAGTCAATTATCT cctTATCCTGCTGGAGGCACAAAccaccccagcaccagcagaacAAGGCAAAGACCAAGCAGTTCTGGTGTGTTCCCAGCTGCAAAGCAACCAAGGAGCTGGGATAAAGAGTTGGGACACAAAGACATCAAG GTCAAAGTGGATTCATCCTCTTGGGCACGAAGTGTCTCCTTCCAAGGACTGGATCTTCACtcctgggagagcaggaggaggaatttTGAGCTGGGAAATCCTTTCTGTTTGCATTCATCTCTCACAAACCTGCAGGATCTCCTCCTGGTTCAGCCCCCATGG AGACCTGGGTGCAACAGGAGTGACCCAGCAGACCTTGCTCACTGTCCTCCTGACAACAACCAGCTTGGAAACACT CAAACTGCCCAGTgcctcaggctgctgcttctgccagggGAAACACACCATTGAGACCCCCTGCAGGACCATCCAGTTCCACTGTGAGAACCTGTGCCTCACCAGTGCTCCCCAGTACG CTGACACAGATCCCctggcagagaggaaaggaggaatcCAGGGAGCACTACAAGCCAGGAAACTCAGCTCCAGCGTGGTGTTGAGCCTCAAGTCCAAGGAGCCTTCACTTGGAGACCACAAAACCATAACGTTTGTGGTAGAGCTGAGCCtgaccagcactgctggtgaTCTCAGTGACCTAAATGATGGTGTTTCTAGAACAAATTCACGTTCTCCTCAGCACCCATCCAGGCAGGAAGGCAAAACTG GAAACAGGCTCAGGGCTGAGCTGAAGAAGAAGCTGCACCAGGCTAGAAGTGTGAGAAACACCCTCCCAGTGCTTGCTGTGCAGAAGGACAAGGTGCAGGAGAACCCAGCAGTGAAGGGAGAGGCAGCCACAGGCTGGGTGCAGAAGCAGCTTGGCTCTGGTTGGAACCCCACTGAGGACCTCTCTGTCTTCAGACACCACAGAAGGTCTACAGCTCCTTCCAAACGTTCCCCTCCACACTCCCCAGCAGAGGCCCCTCATTCCTCCAGGTCTTGGAAGAGTCTAAATTATTCTGATGCTGTGGATCAGACTGAGAAAACTCAGGGGCTGGAAGATGCAGAGGAACCACCAGCTCCAAGGCAGGACCACGTTGGGACTTACAAAAGGCAGAAGCAGGGGGACAACCCATCCCTCTACAGAAGCAACCAGCATTTCTACCAGACCTTTGGCAGTGGGAATCCTGAGGAAGAGCCCCCCCCGATGGAAggtgaagcagagcagagactgGAAACCAACCAGCACTTGTTCTATGACCTGTCAGGCAAGAGCAGCCAgagttcctccccagctgggcACTCACCAGCCATCCCTCCCACCACAGGAACACCCTGGAAGCCACAAAAGGAAGGATCCAGCTCCCTCAATAAAGCAGGGAGCTCGGGCAGCCCTGAGGACTCACTGGTTGCAGGAGATCTCTGGGAAGCCCAGGTGGATGGTCACCTGCGTGGGCTGGTCCCAGATGAATCCCTGAGGACATTCCTGGCTGGCACAGCACGAGCCCTGAGGATGGACTGTGggctcccccagctccagctgccctgcacaCAACTGCTCTCCAAGACAGGGCAGCTCATAAAGCTGCTCAGCCAGAGAGAAGATGACCAAGGAGCTTCTGATCCCCTGGACCAGTGTCTCCTGGAAGGGAATGTTTCCAAACTCATGGTGCAGGCCAGGGATGCAGGTGGGAAG AAACCAGAGCacaccagcaggaacagggtCCTCTTAGCCATCCTGTTGTGTTCCAACATCCTGATCACTCTCACGGCGCTTTGTCTGATGGAG GTTTGCTCCCAaaaacctgcagctgcttcccagccctaCAGCACCAGAGGAGCACCCCTGAGATG gtTTTCCAGGTTCTTTCAGAAGCTCCTGCCatggggatggaggaggcaCAAGCCCCAGGCCAGAGAGCAG GTCTGTGCTGGATCAGATCAGAACCAAACCACCCCAGAGTGGCTGAGACACCTGGAGCAGCCCCTCAGTTCCCAGCAGGAAAAGGCCTTGGCTGAGCTGTACGACGGAGAGCGctcggaggaggaggaggaggaggag GAAGTGCTGAGGCTTTCCTTGGGAGCCATTTCCTTGGGTGCCATTTCCTTGGGAGCCATTTCCTTGGGTGCCATTTCCTTGGGTGCCATTTCCTTGGGAGCCATTTCCTTGGGTGCCATTTCCTTGGGTGCCATTTCCTTGGGTGCTCTTTCCTTGGGTGCCATTTCTTTGTGGATGTAA